The proteins below come from a single Tachypleus tridentatus isolate NWPU-2018 chromosome 13, ASM421037v1, whole genome shotgun sequence genomic window:
- the LOC143240307 gene encoding uncharacterized protein LOC143240307 isoform X4 — MNLAYELETLNYWVNRKSYASVGKDIINHDDAKCVENGLVSLGVCCVTERLTVQ; from the exons ATGAACTTGGCTTATGAATTAGAAACATTGAACTATTGGGTAAATCG AAAAAGTTATGCAAGTGTG GGAAAAGATATTATAAACCACGACGATGCCAAGTGTGTGGAAAATGGTTTAGTCAGTCTGGGAGTATGTTGCGTCACAGAAAGACTCACAGTTCAATGA
- the LOC143240307 gene encoding protein drumstick-like isoform X2 yields the protein MYSVLSFGTLVPDIEIFGSVHIVDAYKKTSFKKKMCPYCRSFFHQASFSRHLNTHREVRQSFSCDICGKTYSRKDHLHGHKRLKHR from the exons ATGTATTCTGTGCTCTCTTTTG GAACCCTGGTACCAGACATAGAAATATTTGGATCTGTTCACATTGTGGATGCTTATAAGAAAACAagctttaagaaaaaaatgtgtcCATACTGTCGCAGTTTCTTTCACCAAGCCAGTTTTTCTCGACACCTGAACACCCACCGTGAAGTTAGACAGAGTTTTTCGTGTGACATCTGTGGGAAGACGTACAGCCGTAAAGATCATCTTCATGGGCACAAGCGTCTCAAGCATCGCTGA
- the LOC143240307 gene encoding uncharacterized protein LOC143240307 isoform X3, with translation MSASTLLYVSKSLENRPDLKCGVCLKTFSRADVVRRHMLQHFVSPPKYGCDVCFKMFTRKDYLKYHRNRVCGKIIPKARLTERQR, from the exons tcTCAAAATCATTGGAAAATAGGCCAGATCTCAAATGTGGTGTTTGTCTGAAGACTTTCAGTCGTGCCGATGTAGTGAGGAGGCACATGCTTCAACATTTTGTCTCGCCCCCGAAATATGGCTGTGATGTGTGCTTCAAAATGTTTACCAGGAAGGACTACTTGAAGTACCACAGGAACAGAGTTTGTGGAAA GATTATCCCCAAGGCCAGATTAACTGAAAGGCAGAGGTAG
- the LOC143240307 gene encoding uncharacterized protein LOC143240307 isoform X1 — protein sequence MSASTLLYVSKSLENRPDLKCGVCLKTFSRADVVRRHMLQHFVSPPKYGCDVCFKMFTRKDYLKYHRNRVCGKYEAINQQGFTSLPGQRL from the coding sequence tcTCAAAATCATTGGAAAATAGGCCAGATCTCAAATGTGGTGTTTGTCTGAAGACTTTCAGTCGTGCCGATGTAGTGAGGAGGCACATGCTTCAACATTTTGTCTCGCCCCCGAAATATGGCTGTGATGTGTGCTTCAAAATGTTTACCAGGAAGGACTACTTGAAGTACCACAGGAACAGAGTTTGTGGAAAGTATGAAGCTATTAATCAGCAAGGTTTTACCAGCTTGCCAGGACAGAGACTTTAA